The proteins below are encoded in one region of Clostridium fermenticellae:
- the uvrC gene encoding excinuclease ABC subunit UvrC: protein MFDFKYQLKMLPEKPGVYIMRNNLNEVIYVGKAKILKNRVRQYFRHSKNHSKKVKAMVSNIAEFEYIVTDSEIEALILECNLIKKYRPRYNILLKDDKHYPFIKVTVNEDFPRIFVTRILAKDGSKYFGPYTDVSAVYETMELLKKIFPIRTCKKFIKENGDKIRPCLNYQMGLCKAPCSGYISKAEYQDIVKGIIDLLSGRDDFIIKKLKNDMERASEDLEFEKAARIRDRIFAVQKVVEKQKIITGNFEDEDFINMYCDDKDTCVQVFFLRGGKIVGREHFIIEDSADDEKSQVMADFIKEFYGGTAFVPKYIFLPFVYDRELLEEWLSMKRGSKVLIKIPKKGEKKDTLNLVEENAGITLKHFKIKIIRDKKLYESVLKDLKEVLNLDLIPERIEAYDISDIQGVDSVGSMVVFENGKPKNSDYRRFKINTVKGANDYDSMKEILTRRFKHGFDEIKGIQQRKLNFASGKFCVFPDLIMMDGGRGQINIALDVLRKFDLDIPVCGMVKDENHNTRGLIYNNIELDVNSKLIKFIARVQDEVHRFAITYHRSLRKKRVLHSILDDIPNVGDKRRKELLKHFGSIENIKLATYEELINVPSIDKRAADSIIQYFKS from the coding sequence GTGTTCGATTTTAAATATCAATTAAAAATGCTGCCTGAAAAACCGGGTGTTTATATAATGAGAAATAATCTTAATGAGGTTATATATGTTGGAAAAGCTAAAATATTAAAAAATAGAGTTAGGCAATATTTTAGACATTCGAAGAATCATTCAAAGAAAGTTAAGGCAATGGTGAGCAATATAGCTGAATTTGAATATATAGTAACTGATTCTGAAATAGAGGCTTTGATTCTGGAGTGTAATCTTATAAAAAAATACAGGCCTAGGTATAATATTTTATTGAAGGATGATAAGCACTATCCATTTATAAAGGTAACTGTTAACGAAGATTTTCCACGAATATTTGTAACAAGAATACTTGCGAAGGATGGATCAAAGTATTTTGGGCCATATACAGATGTTTCAGCCGTATATGAAACTATGGAATTATTAAAAAAAATTTTCCCTATAAGAACGTGTAAAAAATTTATAAAGGAAAATGGGGATAAGATAAGACCATGTTTAAACTATCAGATGGGACTATGTAAGGCTCCTTGTTCTGGATATATAAGTAAAGCAGAGTATCAGGATATAGTTAAAGGCATAATTGACTTACTATCTGGAAGAGATGATTTTATAATAAAAAAGCTCAAAAATGATATGGAAAGGGCATCAGAAGATTTAGAATTTGAAAAAGCGGCAAGAATTAGAGATAGGATATTTGCTGTTCAGAAGGTTGTTGAAAAACAAAAGATAATAACGGGTAATTTTGAAGATGAAGATTTCATAAATATGTATTGTGATGATAAAGATACGTGTGTTCAGGTTTTTTTCCTTCGAGGAGGAAAAATAGTGGGCAGAGAGCATTTTATAATAGAAGATAGTGCAGATGATGAAAAATCTCAAGTTATGGCAGATTTTATAAAGGAATTTTACGGGGGAACTGCATTTGTACCAAAATACATATTTTTACCATTTGTTTATGATAGAGAGCTTCTTGAAGAATGGCTTTCAATGAAGAGAGGATCCAAAGTGCTTATAAAGATACCTAAGAAAGGTGAAAAAAAGGATACTTTAAATTTAGTTGAAGAAAATGCGGGGATTACTCTCAAGCATTTCAAAATTAAAATTATAAGAGATAAGAAGCTTTATGAGTCAGTATTAAAGGATCTTAAAGAAGTTTTGAATCTTGACTTAATTCCAGAGAGAATAGAAGCCTATGATATATCCGACATACAGGGAGTAGATTCAGTTGGAAGTATGGTCGTATTCGAAAATGGAAAGCCAAAAAACAGTGATTATAGAAGATTCAAAATAAATACTGTAAAGGGTGCTAATGATTATGACAGCATGAAAGAAATTTTGACAAGAAGATTTAAACATGGATTTGATGAAATAAAAGGTATACAACAGAGAAAACTCAATTTTGCATCCGGGAAGTTTTGTGTTTTTCCGGACTTAATAATGATGGATGGCGGGAGAGGCCAAATTAATATTGCATTAGATGTTTTAAGGAAATTTGATTTAGATATACCTGTTTGTGGTATGGTTAAGGATGAAAATCATAATACTAGAGGTCTTATATATAACAACATTGAGTTAGATGTTAATTCAAAGTTGATTAAGTTCATAGCTCGTGTGCAGGATGAAGTGCACAGATTTGCAATAACTTATCACAGAAGTTTAAGAAAGAAACGAGTACTTCATTCTATATTAGATGATATACCTAATGTAGGTGATAAGAGGAGGAAGGAGCTTTTAAAACACTTTGGAAGCATAGAAAATATAAAGTTAGCAACTTACGAGGAGCTTATAAATGTTCCTTCGATAGATAAAAGAGCAGCTGATAGTATAATACAGTATTTTAAAAGTTAA
- a CDS encoding energy-coupling factor transporter transmembrane component T family protein: MPEWLLKKDDYTPPKDKDAFIDKSIFSILGVLNKFMKQTECKQSKFKCNALLKLITTFVLIVFISLTRSFTFVFLANVLILIRLNFLRIDEIKHILKVSLVIALFSFIILLPSVFLGYGNNSLMITLKIFVSVETVNILAVTTQWNELISALKLFKIPDMFIFVFDTTIKYILILGEFSLNMIYALKLRSVGKSKNKTSSLSGILGTIFIKSKEISDEMYTAMECKGFTGKYVVYNKFKLKLQDYVCIIFNVIFILIYFYFDRL; this comes from the coding sequence ATGCCGGAGTGGCTTTTGAAAAAAGATGATTATACGCCACCTAAGGATAAAGATGCTTTCATAGATAAGAGTATTTTTTCTATTTTAGGTGTTTTGAATAAATTTATGAAGCAAACTGAATGTAAGCAGAGTAAATTTAAGTGTAATGCTTTGCTTAAACTTATTACTACATTTGTATTGATTGTTTTTATCTCTTTAACGAGAAGTTTTACATTTGTATTTTTAGCTAATGTGTTAATACTGATTCGGCTTAATTTTCTTAGAATAGATGAGATAAAGCATATTCTGAAGGTTAGTTTAGTTATAGCTTTATTTAGTTTTATAATTTTATTGCCATCTGTTTTTTTAGGATACGGTAACAATTCTTTAATGATTACCTTGAAAATTTTTGTTTCGGTTGAAACTGTCAATATTTTAGCTGTTACTACACAATGGAATGAATTGATTTCAGCCTTAAAGTTATTTAAAATTCCTGATATGTTTATTTTTGTCTTCGATACGACTATAAAATATATTTTGATTTTAGGCGAGTTTTCTTTAAACATGATTTATGCACTTAAACTGAGATCTGTTGGAAAAAGTAAAAATAAAACTTCATCGCTTTCTGGTATATTAGGTACCATATTTATAAAATCTAAAGAAATATCGGATGAAATGTATACTGCAATGGAATGTAAGGGATTTACCGGGAAATATGTTGTGTATAATAAGTTTAAATTGAAACTGCAGGATTATGTCTGTATAATATTTAATGTGATTTTCATATTAATATATTTTTATTTTGATAGGTTGTGA
- a CDS encoding ABC transporter ATP-binding protein produces MKLLEVNNLKKIYSSRFGGNQVKALSNVTFSVEKGEYVAIMGESGSGKTTLLNILASLDKPTSGEVLLQGKNIVTIKEKEITAFRRKNLGFVFQDFNLLDTFSLKDNIFLPLVLSRKSYEEMSEKLKPITKKLGIENILEKFPYEVSGGQKQRAAVARALITDPELILADEPTGALDSKSTDQLLELFSEINNDGQTIVMVTHSTKAASHAGRVLFIKDGEVFHQLYRGSMSNEEMFEKISNTLTVITTGGARNE; encoded by the coding sequence ATGAAATTATTAGAAGTAAATAACTTAAAAAAAATATATTCATCAAGATTTGGCGGAAATCAAGTTAAGGCATTAAGTAATGTAACCTTTTCAGTGGAAAAGGGAGAATATGTAGCAATCATGGGAGAATCAGGATCAGGAAAAACTACATTACTTAATATATTGGCGTCTTTAGATAAACCAACAAGTGGTGAAGTTCTACTGCAGGGTAAAAATATAGTGACAATTAAAGAAAAGGAAATTACCGCATTTCGCAGAAAAAACCTAGGTTTTGTATTTCAAGACTTTAATCTGCTTGATACCTTTTCCTTAAAGGACAATATATTTCTGCCGCTTGTTCTATCCAGAAAATCATATGAAGAGATGAGTGAAAAATTAAAACCTATTACAAAGAAATTAGGAATAGAAAACATACTGGAGAAATTTCCTTATGAAGTATCCGGAGGTCAAAAACAAAGGGCAGCCGTTGCAAGGGCTTTGATTACAGATCCAGAGCTTATTTTAGCAGATGAACCTACAGGTGCCCTTGATTCGAAATCAACAGACCAATTATTAGAACTATTTTCTGAGATTAATAATGATGGACAGACAATTGTTATGGTTACACACAGTACTAAGGCGGCAAGTCATGCAGGAAGAGTTCTCTTCATAAAGGATGGAGAAGTTTTTCATCAACTTTATAGGGGATCAATGTCAAATGAGGAGATGTTTGAAAAAATTTCAAATACACTCACGGTTATTACCACTGGAGGTGCTAGAAATGAGTAA
- a CDS encoding metal-dependent hydrolase, producing the protein MKGKTHVGVGVVTFLSICNSLPGNFNFIGIIVVIFASLLPDIDHPKSIINKYILPFKNKNAKVVTYLCLGVIVLWYDYVYLKQPAFRALGVSLLIISLSSHRNGLTHSLSGMILFSFIAAYIGNMYHVHYMVYYFIIGYGMHLLCDMATSKGIPAFYPFRNKKVRLPITYKSNSKIGSTIEELIMIFGLLFTIYRLPLIFCK; encoded by the coding sequence ATGAAGGGAAAGACTCATGTTGGAGTAGGAGTAGTTACTTTTTTATCAATTTGCAACAGTTTACCTGGAAATTTCAATTTTATTGGGATTATAGTGGTGATTTTTGCATCACTTCTTCCAGACATAGATCATCCTAAGAGTATAATAAATAAATATATTTTACCTTTTAAAAATAAAAATGCAAAAGTTGTTACATATTTATGCCTGGGTGTAATAGTTTTATGGTATGATTATGTTTACCTTAAACAGCCTGCATTTAGGGCTTTAGGGGTATCTCTCCTAATAATATCTCTATCATCTCATAGAAATGGATTGACTCATAGTTTATCAGGAATGATACTATTCTCATTCATTGCCGCATATATAGGGAACATGTACCATGTACATTATATGGTTTATTACTTTATAATTGGTTATGGCATGCATCTTTTATGTGATATGGCAACAAGTAAAGGTATACCTGCTTTTTATCCATTTAGGAACAAAAAGGTAAGGCTGCCAATCACATATAAAAGTAATTCTAAAATTGGTTCTACAATTGAGGAACTTATAATGATATTTGGACTGTTGTTTACTATATACAGGCTTCCGCTAATTTTTTGTAAGTGA
- a CDS encoding response regulator transcription factor: protein MYKILIVEDDMTIAKSIKSCLDGWNYKTEFITDFKDITAEFIKFNPHLVLLDISLPFFNGYHWCSEIRKISKVPIIFISSMSENMNIIMSVNMGGDDFISKPFDLNVLVAKVQALIRRTYSFSGEMDIIEHNGIVLNLNNATIELGSQKLELTKNEFKILEILFKNIGHIISRDVIMTKLWESDSYIDDNTLTVNMTRLRKKISDIGIHDLIKTKKGIGYMVE, encoded by the coding sequence ATGTATAAAATTTTAATTGTTGAAGATGATATGACAATTGCAAAGTCAATAAAAAGCTGTTTAGATGGATGGAACTATAAAACTGAATTTATAACAGATTTTAAAGATATTACTGCTGAATTCATAAAATTTAATCCACATCTTGTCCTTTTGGATATATCATTACCATTTTTTAATGGTTACCACTGGTGTAGTGAAATCCGCAAAATATCAAAAGTTCCCATAATCTTTATTTCATCTATGTCGGAAAATATGAATATTATTATGTCTGTAAATATGGGCGGTGATGACTTCATATCCAAACCATTTGATTTAAATGTCCTTGTTGCAAAAGTGCAGGCATTAATAAGAAGGACATATTCCTTTAGTGGTGAAATGGATATAATTGAACATAATGGTATAGTACTAAATTTAAACAATGCTACAATTGAACTTGGCAGTCAAAAACTCGAACTTACAAAAAATGAATTTAAGATACTTGAAATCTTATTTAAAAATATCGGGCATATTATTTCTAGGGATGTCATTATGACAAAACTCTGGGAAAGCGATAGTTACATAGATGACAACACTTTAACTGTCAATATGACACGTCTTAGAAAGAAGATTTCAGATATAGGTATTCATGATCTTATTAAAACAAAAAAAGGTATTGGATATATGGTGGAATAA
- a CDS encoding sensor histidine kinase, with product MKKNSLTQIILFYIKDNRKTIMAYIIFTTIFVIVFLLYSIQLEPILYAFLLSIIAASVFATHNFITYLKKHKRLYMIQNQTNINLDTLPEYSNSIEYDYQSILKRSYAQTAELISKIDIKQTETIDYYTLWAHQIKTPIAAIRLILQNNEYTEQNKELLEQTFKIEQYVEMVLSYLKIDSSTSDLVLKNYDLLQIIKQVIRKYAHIFIRKNITLDLGEIDCTVLTDEKWLVFVIEQILWNALKYTKRGKISIYMENGEDKILVIKDTGIGIAEEDLPRIFEKGFTGYNGRMDKKATGIGLYLCKKILNKLSHTITITSEIDKGTKVKINLSSVKTIIE from the coding sequence ATGAAAAAAAATTCTCTTACACAAATTATACTATTCTATATCAAAGATAATAGAAAAACAATAATGGCATATATTATATTTACTACGATTTTTGTTATAGTTTTCTTATTGTATTCTATACAACTTGAACCAATTTTATATGCTTTTTTATTATCAATCATTGCAGCGTCTGTTTTTGCTACTCACAATTTTATTACCTATTTAAAAAAACATAAACGTCTTTATATGATCCAGAATCAAACAAATATAAATTTAGATACATTACCGGAGTATAGTAATTCAATTGAGTATGATTATCAATCCATACTAAAAAGATCTTACGCACAAACTGCAGAACTTATTTCTAAAATAGATATTAAACAAACAGAAACAATAGATTACTATACACTTTGGGCCCATCAAATTAAAACACCGATAGCTGCAATCAGATTAATATTGCAAAATAATGAGTATACTGAACAAAATAAAGAATTACTAGAGCAAACTTTTAAAATTGAGCAGTATGTTGAAATGGTATTAAGTTATTTAAAGATTGACAGCAGTACATCAGATTTGGTTCTAAAAAATTATGATCTACTCCAAATTATAAAACAGGTTATAAGAAAGTATGCACACATATTTATTCGAAAAAATATAACTCTCGATTTAGGAGAAATAGATTGTACTGTACTTACAGATGAAAAATGGCTTGTATTCGTAATTGAACAAATATTATGGAATGCATTAAAATATACAAAACGCGGAAAGATATCAATATACATGGAAAATGGTGAGGATAAAATTCTTGTAATCAAAGATACAGGAATCGGCATTGCAGAAGAGGATCTCCCAAGAATCTTTGAAAAAGGTTTTACCGGTTATAATGGAAGAATGGATAAAAAAGCAACAGGAATAGGTCTTTATCTCTGCAAAAAAATACTAAATAAGCTTTCACATACTATAACTATTACTTCCGAGATAGATAAAGGTACAAAGGTAAAAATCAATCTTTCTTCTGTGAAAACTATAATCGAATAA
- the cbiM gene encoding cobalt transporter CbiM, with amino-acid sequence MHIPDNYLSPATCAVMGIIMIPIWIKSIKKVEKEVSKKKMPLMGIGASLSFLIMMFNIPLPGGTTGHAVGGTLLAIILGPEAACISVTIALLIQALLFGDGGILAFGANSFNMAFIIPFTGYYIYKFLNEKIKIRKGKSVSTFIASYMAINVAALCASIELGIQPLLFKDALGIPLYCPYSLSITIPSMLIPHILAAGILEGIITVGVLNFIRKVSPGIIYEGKETKTRSIYAFIIGLICLTPLGLLAAGTAWGEWGSDEISSVVTGGKALGYIPKGMKSGFNFSSLMPDYSVKGLPDNIGYILSAVAGVAILLIVFRLIANIKKNNSIHSSH; translated from the coding sequence ATGCATATTCCAGATAATTATTTAAGCCCTGCAACATGTGCTGTTATGGGTATAATAATGATTCCAATATGGATAAAATCAATTAAAAAAGTAGAGAAAGAGGTCAGCAAAAAGAAGATGCCCCTTATGGGTATAGGAGCGTCGCTTTCATTTTTAATAATGATGTTTAATATACCACTTCCAGGCGGGACTACCGGACATGCTGTTGGGGGAACTTTGCTTGCAATTATTTTAGGACCTGAAGCTGCATGCATTTCGGTGACAATAGCACTCTTAATCCAGGCATTGTTATTTGGTGATGGTGGTATACTGGCATTTGGTGCAAATTCATTTAACATGGCATTTATAATACCGTTTACAGGATACTATATCTATAAATTTTTGAATGAAAAAATAAAAATAAGGAAAGGTAAATCTGTTTCAACATTCATTGCTTCGTATATGGCGATAAATGTTGCTGCATTATGTGCATCAATAGAACTCGGGATTCAGCCCTTATTGTTTAAGGATGCTTTAGGTATTCCACTATATTGTCCATATTCATTATCCATTACAATACCGTCTATGTTAATTCCACATATTTTGGCTGCGGGGATATTAGAAGGTATTATAACTGTTGGAGTACTAAATTTTATAAGAAAAGTTTCTCCAGGGATTATATATGAGGGTAAAGAGACTAAAACTAGATCTATATACGCCTTTATAATAGGACTTATATGTTTGACTCCATTAGGACTTTTAGCTGCAGGTACGGCATGGGGCGAGTGGGGGTCAGATGAGATAAGTTCTGTAGTTACAGGTGGAAAGGCCCTAGGGTATATACCTAAAGGGATGAAAAGCGGTTTTAATTTTAGTTCGCTTATGCCTGATTATTCCGTTAAAGGACTTCCAGATAATATAGGATATATACTGTCTGCTGTTGCTGGTGTTGCCATACTTTTGATTGTATTTAGATTAATAGCTAACATCAAAAAGAATAATAGCATTCACAGTTCACATTAA
- the murB gene encoding UDP-N-acetylmuramate dehydrogenase has translation MDEFRDISRNLYSILEREDIKIDEPMKNHTSFKVGGPVDVLVTPVSFEQVISVVKLCNLSNIPYYIIGNGSNLLVKDGGIRGIVIKLCKLNKISVLENKVTVQGGATLKDVCKVALDNSLTGLEFACGIPGSVGGAVTMNAGAYNGEISQVVESAKVIDKEGNVKLLDKKNLALGYRMSSILKYGYTVLEVTFSLEKGDYNHIKNRIDELNTRRSDKQPLEYPSAGSTFKRPEGHFAAKLIEDTGLKGLSVGDAEVSKKHSGFVINKGNATAKDILDLIRLIQQKVKEKFDVDLYTEVRIIGEERASK, from the coding sequence ATGGATGAATTTAGAGATATCAGCAGAAATTTGTATAGTATATTGGAAAGAGAAGATATAAAGATAGATGAACCTATGAAGAACCATACTTCATTTAAAGTAGGGGGTCCTGTAGATGTATTAGTTACTCCAGTAAGTTTTGAGCAAGTTATAAGTGTAGTTAAATTATGTAATTTAAGTAATATTCCATATTATATAATAGGAAATGGTTCTAATTTATTGGTAAAAGATGGTGGAATAAGAGGAATAGTTATAAAGCTTTGTAAATTAAATAAAATATCTGTTTTAGAAAATAAGGTCACGGTTCAAGGAGGAGCAACTCTGAAGGATGTATGCAAAGTTGCCCTTGATAACAGTTTGACGGGTCTGGAGTTTGCATGTGGAATTCCTGGAAGTGTAGGCGGAGCTGTTACTATGAATGCAGGAGCTTATAATGGGGAAATATCTCAGGTTGTAGAAAGTGCAAAGGTAATAGATAAAGAGGGCAATGTAAAATTGCTTGATAAGAAAAATTTAGCACTTGGATACAGAATGAGTTCTATATTAAAATATGGGTATACGGTGCTTGAAGTTACTTTCTCATTAGAAAAAGGTGACTATAATCATATAAAAAATAGGATAGATGAGTTAAATACTAGAAGAAGTGATAAACAACCTCTTGAATATCCATCTGCCGGAAGTACTTTTAAGAGACCGGAGGGACATTTTGCAGCTAAACTTATAGAAGACACTGGACTTAAGGGATTAAGTGTTGGAGATGCAGAGGTATCTAAGAAACATTCTGGTTTTGTGATAAACAAAGGAAATGCAACTGCAAAGGATATATTGGATTTAATAAGGCTTATACAACAGAAGGTAAAAGAAAAGTTTGATGTCGACCTTTATACTGAAGTAAGAATAATAGGTGAGGAAAGGGCAAGTAAATAA
- a CDS encoding energy-coupling factor ABC transporter ATP-binding protein encodes MIDINDVYYKYDDEFIALKNINLHVNEGESIALVGVNGSGKSTLMKLINGLIYPDHGSYRFEGDEINYKKLQNEKFSKQFHKKIGFVFQNSEVQLFCSNVYDEVAFGPRQMSMDENEVRERVEDTLKLLKIEKLRYRQPYHLSGGEKKKVAIASVVVLNPDVYIFDEPMSGLDPRTKRFLREFMININAAGKTIICSTHDFEYVKGVFKRAVVFSKGHTIIRDGAYDEIMCDTRFLYDNNII; translated from the coding sequence GTGATTGATATAAATGATGTTTATTATAAATATGATGATGAATTTATTGCACTTAAAAATATAAATCTTCACGTTAATGAGGGTGAGTCGATTGCACTTGTGGGTGTTAATGGCAGTGGGAAATCCACACTTATGAAGCTGATAAATGGACTTATATATCCTGATCATGGAAGCTATAGATTTGAAGGAGATGAGATTAACTATAAAAAATTGCAGAATGAAAAGTTTTCAAAGCAATTTCACAAAAAAATAGGTTTTGTTTTTCAGAATTCAGAAGTGCAGCTTTTCTGCTCAAATGTTTATGATGAGGTTGCATTTGGACCGAGGCAGATGAGTATGGATGAAAATGAAGTTAGAGAAAGAGTGGAAGATACCTTGAAGTTACTAAAAATAGAGAAACTAAGATATAGACAGCCATATCATTTGAGCGGAGGAGAGAAGAAGAAAGTAGCTATTGCATCTGTTGTTGTGCTAAATCCGGATGTTTATATTTTTGATGAACCAATGAGTGGGCTTGATCCAAGGACTAAAAGGTTTTTAAGAGAGTTTATGATAAATATAAATGCTGCAGGCAAGACAATTATATGTTCCACACATGATTTTGAATATGTAAAAGGTGTTTTCAAGAGGGCCGTTGTCTTTTCAAAAGGTCATACGATTATTAGAGATGGAGCTTACGACGAAATTATGTGTGATACAAGATTCTTGTATGATAACAATATTATTTAA